One Bacteroidales bacterium genomic window, ATGTTTGACATAATACCTCAAAATCAGAAAGATAATTATGATTTTATGTTGTTCAAATTTGAAGATGAATTTTGCAAGAAATATAATTCCGGTAATTTGACTCCGGTCAGATCAAATTTCAACCCCCCGGGGAATTCAAAAGGAATAACCGGTCTGTCATATAACGGTAAAGAAAATGATTTTGATAAAAGTTTAAGGGTAAATAAAGGCGATAAATTTTATTTAGCACTTAATAATGTTTACAAAAACGGAAAAGGCCATACAATCCATTTTAAAGAATTAAAAACAATAATATTAACCGGTACAGTAACAAATAAGAAAAACGGAAAACTTATAAAAGCCGATATTATTTGGCAACACTTAAAAGATAATATAGTGTTTATTTCTTCTCAAACTGAACAAAAAGGTTCTTATGAGATTGAAGTATTGTTAAATAATCAGTCTAATACTTTTCCGAAATATGAACTTTGTGTTTATTCTGATAAATATTTTCCGGAGATTATTGTTTATTCAACTGCTGAAGCAAATAATCTGGCAGAGAAAGAAGTTAACTTTGAGTTATATAAGGTAAAAAAAGGATTGAATAATGAAAGTTTGGGTGTTATTTACTTTCGACCGAATAAATCAGTTATAGTTTCCAAATCAGAAAAAGTTAAGATGAAACTATTGAAATTTATGCAATTAAATAAAAATGCTGAGATTATTCTTGAAGGACATACAAACGGATTATTCCCGAGTACTGATGTAGATTTTGAACTGTCTGCGAAAAGAGCTGAAGTTATAAAGGAATTCTTGGTTGAAAACGGAATTTCACCTGCTCGAATCGGAACTGAAGGCATGGGAAGTAAGAAAGAGGTTTATCCTATACCTGAAACAGAAGAAGAAGAAGGATTTAACAGACGAGTGGAAGTTAATATCGTGATTTTTTAAAAATTATACGGATGAAGAAAAACTTGTTGTTTTTATTATTTGCATTAATATTTTTTTCAGGAAAATCACAAGTTGATTCTATGCCGATTATTAACACGGCATTTGAACCCGGAGAATATTTAAGATATAAAGTGAAATACGGGTTAATAAACGGCGGATATGCTGAAATGAGGATAGATGCAGAACAAGTCGGATATGATTGGTATTATCATGTTAAAGCAATAGCAAGAACATCAGGTGCTGTTAGGGCATTTGCACGTATAAGCGATCGATATGAAAGTTATATTGAGCTGGCAAGCGGACTTCCTTTACAATCAATACGTGATATTAATGAAAACAATTACAGAAGATATAATGAGGTTATTTTTGTTAGAGATGAAAATAAGGTTATAAGTTTAAAATCAGGAGAACACAAAGTACCTGACGGAATACTGGACATCTTATCTGCTTTCTATTATGCCAGACGAATTATTTTTGATAAAAAGTTAAAGAAAAATCAAACAATAAACCTTACTACTTATTTCGATGATGAAATTTATACTGTTAAAATCAAATACAAAAAAACAGAAAAAGTAAGAACAAAATTCGGAAAAATTATGTGTATGAAATTTGTTCCTGTTCTTGACAGTAAAAGTTCTTTTAAAAAAGAAGAAGACCTGCAAGTTTGGTTTTCAGACGACGGAAATTTTATACCATTAAAAATAAGGCTTAAAATGGGTATAAGTACTGTAAAGTGCGACTTATCGAAATATAATAATCTTAAAAATCCTTTGGGAAAGCCATTCGTTCGTTAAATTTTTTTCAGGTCTATTAATACTTTATCTGTACCGTTAATACTTTTAAGAACCATGGTTTCCTCCGTTTTACTGATAATTTTAAAATATCTTTCTTTTTTGGAACCTAATATTTTAGAACCGTCTTCAGAAACAGACCATGAATCTTTAAAACTTTCATCTAATAAATAAAGCTCATATGTTTTATCAACATTAAATTCAATATATGATCCTTTTAACATTTTTTTAAATAACAGATTTTTAAACATTTCATTATAAGTATCATTTGAAACTTCATCAGTAACAGTTTTAATCAATGTAATTTCCCACTTGCCGACAATGCTTTTTTCAATTTTTTTTGTTATTGAACATGAAGTAATTAAAAATATAATTGTTAGTATTGAAAACAGTTTTA contains:
- a CDS encoding DUF3108 domain-containing protein, giving the protein MKKNLLFLLFALIFFSGKSQVDSMPIINTAFEPGEYLRYKVKYGLINGGYAEMRIDAEQVGYDWYYHVKAIARTSGAVRAFARISDRYESYIELASGLPLQSIRDINENNYRRYNEVIFVRDENKVISLKSGEHKVPDGILDILSAFYYARRIIFDKKLKKNQTINLTTYFDDEIYTVKIKYKKTEKVRTKFGKIMCMKFVPVLDSKSSFKKEEDLQVWFSDDGNFIPLKIRLKMGISTVKCDLSKYNNLKNPLGKPFVR
- a CDS encoding OmpA family protein; this translates as MKKILLFVLLIAWTGTIQIFSQTYVDISNTSTCEQALDISRFSIFGPTTAPEEDENINISSFNLAIHPTWYKFTINKTGILMFDIIPQNQKDNYDFMLFKFEDEFCKKYNSGNLTPVRSNFNPPGNSKGITGLSYNGKENDFDKSLRVNKGDKFYLALNNVYKNGKGHTIHFKELKTIILTGTVTNKKNGKLIKADIIWQHLKDNIVFISSQTEQKGSYEIEVLLNNQSNTFPKYELCVYSDKYFPEIIVYSTAEANNLAEKEVNFELYKVKKGLNNESLGVIYFRPNKSVIVSKSEKVKMKLLKFMQLNKNAEIILEGHTNGLFPSTDVDFELSAKRAEVIKEFLVENGISPARIGTEGMGSKKEVYPIPETEEEEGFNRRVEVNIVIF